One window of Pseudomonas sp. FP198 genomic DNA carries:
- the dctM gene encoding C4-dicarboxylate TRAP transporter large permease protein DctM, giving the protein MTIAFLFLALFVLMFIGVPIAISLGLAGSLTIIFFSPDSVRSLAIKLFETSEHYTLLAIPFFLLAGAFMTTGGVARRLIDFANACVGHVRGGLAIAAVLACMLFAALSGSSPATVAAVGSIAIAGMVRSGYPQAFGAGIVCNAGTLGILIPPSIVMVVYAAATETSVGKLFMAGVIPGLLLGFFLMVAIYIVAVKKKLPAMPRATLREWLSTARQAIWGLLLMVIILGGIYSGMFTPTEAAAVAAVYSAFIALFVYKDLTFRETPKVLLESAKLSIMLMFIIANAMLFAHVLTTEQLPQQITAWVIEAGLTPVTFLLVVNIVLLIAGAFMEPSAIILILAPILFPIAMKLGIDPIHLGIIMVVNLEIGLITPPVGLNLFVTSAVTGMSLTATIRAAMPWLMILLAFLVLITYVPWISLALPNWLGMS; this is encoded by the coding sequence ATGACCATTGCCTTCCTCTTTCTCGCGCTGTTCGTGCTGATGTTCATTGGCGTGCCCATCGCCATTTCCCTCGGGCTGGCCGGTTCGCTGACGATCATCTTCTTCAGCCCCGACTCCGTGCGCTCCCTGGCAATCAAGCTGTTCGAGACATCCGAGCACTACACCCTACTGGCGATTCCGTTCTTCCTGCTGGCCGGTGCGTTCATGACCACAGGTGGCGTGGCGCGACGGTTGATCGACTTTGCCAACGCCTGCGTCGGACACGTCCGCGGTGGCCTGGCGATTGCGGCGGTGCTGGCGTGCATGCTGTTTGCCGCGTTGTCCGGTTCCAGTCCCGCGACGGTGGCAGCGGTGGGTTCGATTGCCATCGCCGGCATGGTGCGCTCAGGTTATCCGCAGGCGTTTGGTGCCGGTATCGTCTGCAACGCCGGGACCCTGGGCATCCTGATTCCGCCGTCGATCGTCATGGTGGTGTATGCCGCCGCGACCGAAACCTCGGTAGGCAAACTGTTCATGGCCGGTGTGATACCGGGCCTGCTACTGGGTTTCTTCTTGATGGTGGCGATCTATATCGTCGCGGTTAAGAAAAAACTCCCGGCGATGCCTCGGGCGACGCTGCGGGAATGGCTGAGCACGGCACGCCAGGCGATCTGGGGCTTGCTGCTGATGGTCATCATCCTCGGCGGGATCTATTCGGGGATGTTCACACCCACCGAAGCAGCAGCAGTGGCGGCGGTCTACTCAGCGTTTATCGCGCTGTTCGTCTACAAGGACCTGACGTTCCGCGAAACCCCCAAGGTGCTGCTGGAGTCGGCCAAGCTGAGCATCATGCTGATGTTCATCATCGCCAACGCCATGCTCTTCGCCCACGTGCTGACCACCGAGCAACTGCCGCAGCAAATCACTGCGTGGGTGATCGAGGCCGGGCTGACGCCAGTAACGTTCCTGCTGGTGGTCAACATTGTGCTGCTGATTGCCGGTGCGTTCATGGAGCCGTCGGCGATCATCCTGATCCTGGCGCCGATCCTGTTCCCTATCGCCATGAAGCTGGGCATCGACCCGATCCACTTGGGGATCATCATGGTGGTGAACCTGGAGATCGGGCTGATCACGCCGCCGGTGGGCTTGAATCTGTTCGTCACTTCGGCGGTGACCGGCATGTCGCTGACGGCCACCATCCGTGCAGCCATGCCGTGGCTGATGATTCTGCTGGCGTTCCTGGTGCTGATTACCTATGTACCGTGGATCTCGCTCGCGCTGCCTAACTGGTTGGGGATGAGCTGA
- a CDS encoding alkaline phosphatase D family protein: MLPAPSDTPITLPPVLVGPLLRRLEPTRLVMWLVGTRALVLTLSIDGVGDLALDASRCTVVPVGQRAFVHLIDVTLDMPLPQDVAIDYDLLVDGAPIAEWAPHLLYGDGRRPSFMLHSRIEQLVHGSCRKPHYPANDGLLCVDRLLAQSPEQRPALLMMSGDQVYADDVAGPMLRAIHALIERLGLFEECLEGAVVEDSARLYQHPASYYHRADLLPALESNETLRERFFGGARKPIFTSSSADNHLVTFAEVMAMYLLVWSPVPWTLIDPQPPELTAERRQRYDLEQQRIEAFKTGLDGVARVFAHLSCLMIFDDHDITDDWNLSAQWEETAYGHPFSKRIIGNALIAYLLCQGWGNNPDAFGEVIEQTMALSDTARDRYIDSGPQDALIDTLLGFQQWHYVLPSTPALVVLDTRTRRWRSENSLKQPSGLLDWEALSELQQELLDHPSAIIVSPAPIFGVKLIETVQRLFSWCGYPLLVDAENWMAHRGAAQVILNIFRHSRTPGSYVVLSGDVHYSFVYEVLIPHRKGGPRVWQITSSGIKNEFPPALLEWFDRLNRWLYSPRSPLNWFTKRRSMRIVPHVPEHAEAGERLWNSAGIGQVFFNEQGQPAQIYQHNANGKPPTRMLAPKSPLS, encoded by the coding sequence ATGTTGCCGGCCCCTTCCGATACCCCGATCACCCTCCCCCCCGTCCTTGTCGGCCCGCTCTTGCGACGACTGGAGCCGACGCGGCTGGTGATGTGGCTGGTGGGGACACGAGCGTTGGTGTTGACGCTGAGTATCGACGGCGTCGGCGACCTGGCGCTGGATGCGTCGCGCTGCACCGTGGTGCCGGTGGGGCAACGAGCGTTTGTGCATTTGATCGATGTGACACTCGATATGCCCCTGCCCCAGGACGTGGCGATTGACTACGACCTGCTGGTGGACGGCGCCCCCATCGCCGAGTGGGCGCCGCATCTGTTGTATGGCGATGGCAGACGTCCGAGCTTCATGCTGCATTCGCGTATCGAACAGCTGGTCCACGGCTCCTGCCGCAAGCCTCATTACCCGGCCAATGATGGTCTGCTCTGTGTCGATCGCTTGTTGGCGCAGTCTCCCGAACAGCGTCCGGCATTGCTGATGATGAGCGGCGACCAGGTGTACGCCGACGATGTCGCCGGGCCGATGTTGCGGGCGATTCATGCCCTGATCGAGCGCTTGGGCCTGTTCGAGGAGTGCCTGGAAGGTGCGGTGGTGGAGGACAGCGCCAGACTCTACCAACACCCGGCCAGTTATTATCACCGCGCGGATCTGTTACCGGCACTGGAGAGCAACGAAACTCTGCGCGAACGCTTTTTCGGCGGGGCGCGCAAGCCGATCTTCACCAGCAGCAGCGCCGACAACCATCTGGTGACCTTCGCCGAAGTCATGGCAATGTACCTGCTGGTGTGGTCGCCCGTGCCGTGGACGCTGATCGATCCACAACCGCCTGAATTGACCGCCGAACGGCGCCAGCGCTACGACCTTGAACAGCAGCGCATCGAGGCATTCAAGACTGGGCTGGATGGCGTGGCACGGGTGTTTGCCCATCTGTCGTGCCTGATGATTTTCGACGATCACGACATCACCGATGACTGGAATCTGTCCGCGCAATGGGAGGAAACGGCCTACGGCCATCCCTTCTCCAAACGCATCATCGGCAACGCGCTGATCGCCTACCTGCTCTGCCAAGGCTGGGGCAACAACCCGGATGCCTTTGGCGAAGTGATCGAGCAGACCATGGCCTTGAGCGACACCGCCCGGGACCGCTACATCGACAGCGGGCCCCAGGATGCGTTGATCGACACCCTGCTCGGTTTCCAGCAATGGCATTACGTGTTGCCGAGCACGCCGGCGTTGGTGGTGCTCGACACCCGCACCCGTCGCTGGCGCAGCGAGAACAGCCTCAAGCAGCCGTCGGGCCTGCTGGACTGGGAAGCCCTGAGCGAACTGCAGCAGGAACTGCTGGACCATCCCTCGGCGATCATCGTCTCGCCGGCGCCGATCTTTGGCGTCAAGCTGATCGAGACCGTGCAGCGGCTGTTCAGCTGGTGCGGCTACCCGCTGTTGGTGGATGCGGAGAACTGGATGGCCCACCGTGGCGCGGCCCAGGTGATCCTGAATATTTTCCGCCACTCGCGCACGCCCGGAAGCTACGTGGTGTTGTCCGGCGATGTGCATTATTCCTTCGTCTATGAGGTGCTGATCCCGCACCGCAAGGGCGGCCCACGGGTCTGGCAGATCACCAGCAGCGGTATCAAGAACGAGTTCCCGCCGGCGCTGCTGGAATGGTTCGATCGCCTGAACCGCTGGCTCTATTCACCCCGCTCGCCGTTGAACTGGTTCACCAAGCGCCGCAGCATGCGCATCGTCCCCCATGTCCCGGAACACGCCGAAGCCGGGGAACGGCTGTGGAACTCGGCGGGGATCGGCCAGGTGTTTTTCAACGAACAGGGGCAACCGGCGCAGATCTACCAGCACAACGCCAACGGCAAGCCGCCCACGCGCATGCTCGCGCCGAAGTCGCCCTTGAGCTGA
- a CDS encoding TRAP transporter substrate-binding protein — translation MLKPLWKALICTLAFSALGSAYAADPIVIRFSHVVGEQTPKGQGALMFKKLAEERLPGKVTVEVYPNSTLYGDDKEMEALLLGDVQIIARSLAKFEQYTRKVQLFDLPFLFDDIAAVDRFQQSPEGQQLLKSMESKNVTGLAYWHNGMKQLSANKPLRTPEDARGLVFRVQTSAVLEEQFKAVSAKGQPMIFSVVYQGLRTGLVNGTENTYSNFYNQKLHEVQKYVTESNHGILDYMLITTSDFWNGLPPDIRVELEKIVVESTAHANKEAERFNQQDKQHVLDAKTTEIMTLTPQERNAWREKMKPVWAKFEKDIGPELIKAAEASNKTQ, via the coding sequence ATGCTCAAACCTTTATGGAAAGCGCTCATCTGCACCCTGGCTTTCAGCGCACTGGGCAGCGCCTACGCAGCCGACCCCATCGTGATCAGGTTTTCCCACGTGGTGGGCGAACAGACGCCCAAGGGCCAGGGCGCCCTGATGTTCAAGAAGCTGGCGGAGGAGCGGTTGCCGGGCAAGGTCACGGTGGAGGTTTATCCCAACTCCACACTGTATGGCGACGACAAGGAAATGGAAGCGTTGCTGCTGGGAGACGTGCAGATCATCGCGCGGTCGCTGGCCAAGTTCGAGCAGTACACCCGCAAGGTGCAGTTGTTCGACTTGCCGTTCCTGTTCGATGACATTGCCGCGGTGGACCGTTTCCAACAGAGCCCCGAGGGCCAGCAACTGCTCAAGTCCATGGAGAGCAAGAACGTCACCGGCCTGGCCTATTGGCACAACGGCATGAAGCAGCTGTCGGCGAACAAACCCCTGCGCACGCCCGAAGATGCGCGCGGCCTGGTCTTCCGTGTGCAGACCTCCGCGGTGCTGGAGGAGCAGTTCAAGGCGGTGAGCGCCAAAGGCCAACCGATGATTTTCTCGGTGGTGTATCAGGGCTTGCGTACGGGCCTGGTCAACGGCACGGAAAATACCTATTCGAATTTTTACAACCAGAAACTGCATGAGGTACAGAAATACGTTACCGAGTCCAACCACGGCATCCTGGACTACATGCTGATCACCACGTCGGACTTCTGGAACGGCCTGCCGCCGGATATCCGCGTTGAGCTGGAAAAGATCGTGGTCGAATCCACCGCTCATGCCAACAAGGAAGCGGAGCGATTCAACCAGCAGGACAAACAGCACGTCCTGGACGCCAAGACCACCGAGATCATGACCCTCACGCCGCAAGAGCGGAATGCCTGGCGAGAGAAAATGAAACCGGTATGGGCGAAGTTCGAAAAGGATATCGGCCCGGAGCTGATCAAAGCCGCCGAAGCGTCCAACAAGACGCAGTAA
- a CDS encoding methylated-DNA--[protein]-cysteine S-methyltransferase: MLPLYQTIQSPVGELILVARGTKLAAILWQNERLNRVRLGPLEPDSDHPTLKETERQLLEYFSGQRRRFELELDFAGTDFQVRVWQALLTIPFGETRSYRDIAIQIGQPTATRAVGAANGRNPISIIAPCHRVIGTSGSLTGFAGGLAAKQFLLSLEGQQSLQLTF; this comes from the coding sequence CCCTGTACCAAACCATCCAATCCCCCGTAGGCGAGCTGATCCTTGTCGCCCGCGGCACGAAGCTGGCGGCCATCCTGTGGCAGAACGAGCGGCTCAATCGGGTGCGCCTCGGACCGTTGGAGCCGGACAGTGATCATCCGACACTCAAGGAAACCGAGCGTCAACTGCTGGAATATTTCTCTGGCCAACGCCGCCGTTTCGAACTGGAACTGGATTTCGCCGGCACCGACTTCCAGGTGCGGGTCTGGCAGGCTCTGCTGACCATCCCGTTCGGCGAAACCCGCAGCTATCGCGACATTGCCATCCAGATCGGCCAACCGACCGCGACGCGCGCGGTCGGTGCCGCCAACGGACGCAATCCCATCTCGATCATCGCGCCCTGCCATCGGGTCATCGGCACCTCCGGCAGCCTCACCGGTTTTGCCGGCGGCCTTGCCGCCAAACAGTTCCTGCTGAGCCTCGAAGGCCAACAGAGCCTGCAACTGACGTTCTGA
- a CDS encoding PH domain-containing protein, with product MIDFNNKGFFKLKQNNEYAERVSDLLLDGEQVIDAYKSMRDGVVFTNKRIIAVNVQGITGSKKDFTSLPYKNIVAYSVETSGTFDLDSELEIYFSSLGKVKFEFTGKTGIVEISKVISRHLLV from the coding sequence ATGATCGACTTCAACAACAAAGGCTTCTTCAAGCTCAAGCAAAACAACGAGTACGCCGAACGCGTCTCGGATCTGTTGCTGGACGGTGAACAGGTGATCGACGCCTACAAGTCGATGCGCGATGGCGTGGTCTTCACCAACAAACGCATCATCGCGGTAAACGTGCAGGGCATCACCGGCAGCAAGAAGGATTTCACCTCGCTGCCCTACAAGAATATCGTTGCGTACTCGGTGGAAACCTCCGGCACCTTCGATCTGGATTCCGAACTGGAGATTTATTTTTCGTCCTTGGGCAAGGTGAAGTTCGAGTTCACCGGCAAGACCGGCATCGTCGAAATCTCCAAGGTCATTTCCCGGCACCTTTTGGTCTGA
- a CDS encoding TRAP transporter substrate-binding protein — translation MFKPMWKALVCTLALSALSSAMAADPVIIKFSHVVAEQTPKGKGALLFKKLVEERLPGKVKVEVYPNSSLFGDGKEMEALLLGDVQMIAPSLAKFEQYTKTVQLFDLPFLFDDISAVDRFQLSPEGQKLLKSMESKNITGLAYWHNGMKQLSANKPLREPKDARGLKFRVQASAVLEEQFKAVNANPRKMSFAEVYQGLQTGVVNGAENPYSNIYSQKMHEVQKYITESNHGLLDYMLITNTKFWNGLQPDVRSELDKILVEVTAHVNKEAAQLNQNDKQRILDAKTTEIITLTPEERNAWRDKMKPVWKKFEGDIGADLIQAAEASNKAQ, via the coding sequence ATGTTCAAACCTATGTGGAAAGCACTCGTCTGCACACTGGCCCTCAGCGCGTTGAGCAGCGCCATGGCGGCTGATCCGGTGATTATCAAATTCTCGCACGTGGTGGCCGAACAAACCCCCAAAGGCAAAGGCGCGTTGCTCTTCAAAAAGTTGGTGGAAGAACGGCTGCCGGGCAAGGTCAAGGTCGAGGTATATCCTAACTCGTCGCTATTCGGCGACGGCAAGGAAATGGAAGCTCTGCTCCTGGGTGACGTGCAAATGATCGCGCCATCACTCGCCAAGTTCGAGCAATACACCAAGACGGTGCAGTTGTTCGACCTGCCGTTCCTGTTTGATGACATCTCTGCCGTGGACCGTTTCCAACTGAGCCCTGAGGGCCAGAAGCTGCTCAAGTCCATGGAAAGCAAGAACATTACCGGCCTGGCTTACTGGCACAACGGCATGAAGCAACTTTCTGCCAACAAACCCCTGCGCGAACCCAAGGACGCACGCGGCCTGAAGTTTCGCGTACAGGCATCGGCAGTGCTGGAAGAACAGTTCAAGGCCGTCAACGCCAACCCGCGCAAGATGAGTTTCGCCGAGGTGTATCAAGGCCTGCAGACGGGCGTGGTCAACGGTGCGGAAAACCCCTACTCGAACATCTACAGCCAGAAAATGCATGAAGTGCAGAAGTACATCACCGAGTCCAACCATGGCTTGCTCGACTACATGCTGATCACCAACACCAAGTTCTGGAATGGCCTGCAGCCGGACGTACGCAGCGAACTGGACAAGATCCTGGTGGAAGTCACCGCCCATGTGAACAAGGAAGCGGCGCAACTGAACCAGAACGACAAGCAGCGCATCCTTGATGCCAAGACCACCGAGATCATTACCCTCACGCCTGAAGAACGCAACGCATGGCGCGACAAGATGAAACCGGTCTGGAAGAAGTTCGAAGGTGACATCGGCGCTGACCTGATCCAAGCCGCCGAAGCCTCCAACAAGGCTCAGTAA
- a CDS encoding TRAP transporter small permease, translated as MNALRRTWEHFEEGFIAFLLAAMTLVTFVYVVLNNLYAVFYSLGDNWPAASEPMFAIGDGIMGMAQAMTWSSALTKALFGWLIFFGLSYGVRTAGHIGVDALVKLASKPLQRIIGVIACLCCLAYAGLLAVASYEWINTLMIAQIGAEDLGHFGIMQWHVGLIVPVGFALVFIRFAEILVRILMNRQTGLGLADEAAEAIKLTEIEEDKP; from the coding sequence ATGAACGCCCTTCGGCGCACCTGGGAACATTTCGAGGAAGGTTTCATTGCCTTCCTTCTGGCCGCCATGACGTTGGTCACTTTCGTCTACGTGGTCCTCAATAACCTTTATGCAGTGTTCTACAGCCTTGGCGATAACTGGCCAGCCGCCAGCGAACCGATGTTCGCCATTGGCGACGGCATCATGGGCATGGCCCAGGCCATGACCTGGAGCAGCGCGCTGACCAAGGCGCTGTTTGGCTGGCTGATTTTCTTTGGCCTGTCGTATGGCGTGCGCACGGCCGGGCACATCGGCGTCGACGCGTTGGTGAAACTGGCGAGCAAACCGCTGCAGCGCATTATCGGCGTGATCGCCTGCCTGTGCTGCCTGGCCTACGCCGGGTTGCTGGCCGTAGCGAGTTACGAATGGATCAATACCTTGATGATTGCCCAGATCGGCGCGGAAGACCTCGGCCATTTCGGCATCATGCAATGGCACGTAGGGCTGATCGTGCCAGTAGGTTTTGCCTTGGTGTTTATCCGCTTCGCGGAAATCCTGGTGCGCATCCTGATGAACCGTCAGACGGGCCTGGGGCTGGCCGATGAAGCGGCCGAAGCGATCAAACTGACCGAGATCGAGGAAGACAAGCCATGA